A genomic segment from Maniola hyperantus chromosome 4, iAphHyp1.2, whole genome shotgun sequence encodes:
- the LOC117997059 gene encoding decapping and exoribonuclease protein Rai1-like isoform X2, which yields MRNSRSHIGKTLSEPIIIGYMSVDVDRQYHSDLSQLKFLNSINNGSTSLDLNHNITSAVKRNTEDNEEKIDLLLKFLQDKHQYLFPQFQADFITYRRTLISVMCAAFDQERILIRASLFKGSIYLCSIESEQKISRRKSRSKEEMKFCAWGYKFEQYMSSDQPNLEPDIQAPVIENAEFSMFYYSKLGDYRLLYGAQIDSLLTEKSTLPKPKAKDFDTNLNYLRSNSFAELKTNREIQYMRKHKLLLCWCQCYLANLKGLYVGFRNDQGIVERLQWFDTQDIVSYCKYEWHPQIALDYLNQFLTFVKRSFEQYQNQTGPVTLQFQFNIDKSISVTENCDNDILPTWYTQA from the exons ATGCGAAACTCTCGCAGTCATATCGGCAAAACCCTTAGCGAACCTATTATTATTGGTTACATGAGTGTTGATGTTGATCGCCAGTATCATTCTGATTTATCGCAGCTGAAATTCTTAAACTCTATTAATAATGGATCGACATCCTTGGACTTAAACCATAATATAACATCAGCTGTAAAAAGGAATACCGAAGATAATGAAGAAAAGATTGATCTACTACTAAAATTTCTTCAAGACAAACACCAGTATTTATTCCCTCAATTTCAGGCTGACTTCATTACCTATAGAAGAACGTTAATTAGTGTTATGTGTGCCGCTTTTGATCAAGAACGTATTTTGATAAGAGCAAGCTTGTTTAAAGGGTCCATATACTTATGTTCCATTGAAAGTGAACAGAAAATATCCAGAAGGAAATCTCGTAGTAAGGAAGAAATGAAATTTTGTGCCTGGGGATACAAATTCGAACAATATATGTCATCAG ATCAGCCTAACTTAGAACCTGATATACAAGCACCTGTAATTGAGAATGCAgaattttcaatgttttattattCTAAGTTGGGTGATTATAGATTGTTATATGGAGCACAAATTGATTCTCTACTTACTGAAAAATCCACTTTACCAAAACCAAAGGCAAAAGATTTTGATACCAATTTAAACTATCTACGAAGTAACAGTTTTGCAGAGTTAAAAACAAATAGAGAAATACAATACATGAg AAAACATAAATTACTACTATGCTGGTGTCAATGTTACTTAGCAAACCTAAAAGGATTATATGTGGGCTTTAGAAATGATCAAGGTATTGTTGAACGGTTGCAGTGGTTTGATACTCAAGATATTGTCTCCTATTGCAAG TATGAATGGCATCCACAAATTGCATTGGATTATTTAAACCAATTCTTAACATTCGTCAAACGCAGCTTTGAACAATATCAAAATCAAACTGGTCCAGTCACACTACAGTTTcaatttaatattgataaatccATTTCAGTAACTGAGAACTGTGACAATGACATTTTGCCCACTTGGTATACTCAAGCTtag
- the LOC117997059 gene encoding decapping and exoribonuclease protein Rai1-like isoform X3 codes for MCAAFDQERILIRASLFKGSIYLCSIESEQKISRRKSRSKEEMKFCAWGYKFEQYMSSDQPNLEPDIQAPVIENAEFSMFYYSKLGDYRLLYGAQIDSLLTEKSTLPKPKAKDFDTNLNYLRSNSFAELKTNREIQYMRQEFFFKKHKLLLCWCQCYLANLKGLYVGFRNDQGIVERLQWFDTQDIVSYCKYEWHPQIALDYLNQFLTFVKRSFEQYQNQTGPVTLQFQFNIDKSISVTENCDNDILPTWYTQA; via the exons ATGTGTGCCGCTTTTGATCAAGAACGTATTTTGATAAGAGCAAGCTTGTTTAAAGGGTCCATATACTTATGTTCCATTGAAAGTGAACAGAAAATATCCAGAAGGAAATCTCGTAGTAAGGAAGAAATGAAATTTTGTGCCTGGGGATACAAATTCGAACAATATATGTCATCAG ATCAGCCTAACTTAGAACCTGATATACAAGCACCTGTAATTGAGAATGCAgaattttcaatgttttattattCTAAGTTGGGTGATTATAGATTGTTATATGGAGCACAAATTGATTCTCTACTTACTGAAAAATCCACTTTACCAAAACCAAAGGCAAAAGATTTTGATACCAATTTAAACTATCTACGAAGTAACAGTTTTGCAGAGTTAAAAACAAATAGAGAAATACAATACATGAggcaagaatttttttttaa AAAACATAAATTACTACTATGCTGGTGTCAATGTTACTTAGCAAACCTAAAAGGATTATATGTGGGCTTTAGAAATGATCAAGGTATTGTTGAACGGTTGCAGTGGTTTGATACTCAAGATATTGTCTCCTATTGCAAG TATGAATGGCATCCACAAATTGCATTGGATTATTTAAACCAATTCTTAACATTCGTCAAACGCAGCTTTGAACAATATCAAAATCAAACTGGTCCAGTCACACTACAGTTTcaatttaatattgataaatccATTTCAGTAACTGAGAACTGTGACAATGACATTTTGCCCACTTGGTATACTCAAGCTtag
- the LOC117997059 gene encoding decapping and exoribonuclease protein Rai1-like isoform X1: MRNSRSHIGKTLSEPIIIGYMSVDVDRQYHSDLSQLKFLNSINNGSTSLDLNHNITSAVKRNTEDNEEKIDLLLKFLQDKHQYLFPQFQADFITYRRTLISVMCAAFDQERILIRASLFKGSIYLCSIESEQKISRRKSRSKEEMKFCAWGYKFEQYMSSDQPNLEPDIQAPVIENAEFSMFYYSKLGDYRLLYGAQIDSLLTEKSTLPKPKAKDFDTNLNYLRSNSFAELKTNREIQYMRQEFFFKKHKLLLCWCQCYLANLKGLYVGFRNDQGIVERLQWFDTQDIVSYCKYEWHPQIALDYLNQFLTFVKRSFEQYQNQTGPVTLQFQFNIDKSISVTENCDNDILPTWYTQA; encoded by the exons ATGCGAAACTCTCGCAGTCATATCGGCAAAACCCTTAGCGAACCTATTATTATTGGTTACATGAGTGTTGATGTTGATCGCCAGTATCATTCTGATTTATCGCAGCTGAAATTCTTAAACTCTATTAATAATGGATCGACATCCTTGGACTTAAACCATAATATAACATCAGCTGTAAAAAGGAATACCGAAGATAATGAAGAAAAGATTGATCTACTACTAAAATTTCTTCAAGACAAACACCAGTATTTATTCCCTCAATTTCAGGCTGACTTCATTACCTATAGAAGAACGTTAATTAGTGTTATGTGTGCCGCTTTTGATCAAGAACGTATTTTGATAAGAGCAAGCTTGTTTAAAGGGTCCATATACTTATGTTCCATTGAAAGTGAACAGAAAATATCCAGAAGGAAATCTCGTAGTAAGGAAGAAATGAAATTTTGTGCCTGGGGATACAAATTCGAACAATATATGTCATCAG ATCAGCCTAACTTAGAACCTGATATACAAGCACCTGTAATTGAGAATGCAgaattttcaatgttttattattCTAAGTTGGGTGATTATAGATTGTTATATGGAGCACAAATTGATTCTCTACTTACTGAAAAATCCACTTTACCAAAACCAAAGGCAAAAGATTTTGATACCAATTTAAACTATCTACGAAGTAACAGTTTTGCAGAGTTAAAAACAAATAGAGAAATACAATACATGAggcaagaatttttttttaa AAAACATAAATTACTACTATGCTGGTGTCAATGTTACTTAGCAAACCTAAAAGGATTATATGTGGGCTTTAGAAATGATCAAGGTATTGTTGAACGGTTGCAGTGGTTTGATACTCAAGATATTGTCTCCTATTGCAAG TATGAATGGCATCCACAAATTGCATTGGATTATTTAAACCAATTCTTAACATTCGTCAAACGCAGCTTTGAACAATATCAAAATCAAACTGGTCCAGTCACACTACAGTTTcaatttaatattgataaatccATTTCAGTAACTGAGAACTGTGACAATGACATTTTGCCCACTTGGTATACTCAAGCTtag
- the LOC117997072 gene encoding prostaglandin E synthase 3 homolog gives MNSEIIATPPSVSWAQGNSNVFLTFNVECEKPDIKIERKLVSFKGICAPEQKLYEVEIPLYAEIDPEKSSHLNKGRIIEVVLAKEQQDESFWPSLTSDRKKHHWLRVDFNRWQVEGDSSDEQMNEDSDNMFSKPFADDYELNDSSSNEEEDLPDIQ, from the coding sequence ATGAATTCCGAAATAATCGCAACTCCACCGTCAGTGTCCTGGGCGCAGGGAAATTCTAATgtgtttttaacttttaatgtaGAGTGTGAAAAACCGGATATCAAAATAGAGAGAAAACTAGTGTCCTTTAAAGGTATATGTGCACCAGAACAGAAATTATACGAAGTTGAAATACCATTGTACGCAGAAATTGATCCAGAAAAGAGTAGTCATTTGAATAAAGGCAGAATTATTGAGGTTGTTTTAGCGAAGGAGCAACAAGATGAATCATTCTGGCCCTCATTGACAAGTGATAGAAAGAAGCACCACTGGCTTAGAGTGGATTTCAACCGATGGCAGGTTGAAGGAGATAGTAGCGATGAGCAAATGAATGAAGATTCCGACAACATGTTCTCAAAACCTTTTGCAGATGATTATGAGCTTAATGACTCAAGTTCCAATGAAGAGGAGGACTTGCCTGATATACAATAA